In a genomic window of Comamonadaceae bacterium OTU4NAUVB1:
- a CDS encoding phasin family protein, translated as MALTADQILAAQKANLETLFGLTTKAFEGVEKLVELNVTASKAALSEAASTTQAMLSVKDAQELLTLQASLFQPLAEKTAAYSRHLYDIAQGTGAEFGKAFESKAVEAQQNFAGLVDSAAKNAPAGSETAVAVMKSAVAAANNAFESVQKAVKQASDVAEANFQAVQNTAVNAAKTTTQTASRKR; from the coding sequence ATGGCACTGACCGCTGACCAAATCCTCGCCGCACAAAAAGCCAACCTCGAAACGCTGTTCGGCCTGACCACCAAGGCCTTCGAAGGCGTCGAGAAGCTCGTCGAGCTGAACGTCACCGCTTCCAAGGCCGCCCTGAGCGAAGCCGCGAGCACCACGCAAGCCATGCTCAGCGTCAAGGACGCCCAGGAACTGCTGACGCTGCAAGCCAGCCTGTTCCAGCCGCTGGCCGAGAAGACCGCCGCCTACAGCCGTCACCTGTACGACATCGCCCAGGGCACCGGCGCCGAATTCGGCAAAGCGTTCGAGTCGAAGGCCGTCGAAGCCCAGCAGAACTTTGCCGGCCTGGTCGACAGCGCCGCCAAGAACGCGCCCGCTGGTTCGGAAACCGCCGTCGCCGTGATGAAGAGCGCCGTGGCCGCCGCCAACAACGCCTTCGAATCGGTGCAGAAGGCCGTCAAGCAGGCTTCCGACGTCGCCGAAGCCAACTTCCAGGCCGTCCAGAACACGGCTGTGAACGCCGCCAAGACGACCACGCAGACCGCTTCGCGCAAGCGCTGA
- a CDS encoding acyl-CoA thioesterase: protein MSTSRIPASQRHEFRAFRRIPTRWADNDLYGHVNNVVYYTWFDTAINSMLIEEGVLDLHGGSIAGFVVETHCNYLSPISYPQEVDIGIRVGRIGTSSVRYELAVFPKDEEHACAQGHFVHVYVDRATQRPVPISGGLAQLLQRLVWP, encoded by the coding sequence ATGAGCACCTCCCGCATTCCCGCCAGCCAGCGCCATGAATTCCGTGCCTTCCGGCGCATCCCGACGCGCTGGGCCGACAACGATCTCTACGGTCATGTCAACAACGTCGTCTACTACACGTGGTTCGACACGGCGATCAATTCGATGCTGATCGAGGAGGGCGTGCTGGACCTCCATGGGGGTTCGATCGCCGGATTCGTCGTGGAGACGCACTGCAATTACCTGTCGCCCATCTCCTATCCGCAGGAGGTCGACATCGGCATCCGTGTCGGGCGCATCGGCACGTCGAGCGTCCGCTACGAACTGGCGGTCTTTCCCAAGGACGAGGAGCACGCGTGCGCGCAGGGTCACTTCGTGCATGTCTACGTGGATCGCGCCACGCAGCGGCCGGTACCGATCTCGGGCGGACTGGCGCAGCTGCTGCAGCGACTCGTCTGGCCATGA
- a CDS encoding CsbD family protein, translating to MNKDTLEGNWKQFKGKVKEQWGKLTDDDFDVIAGKRDQLLGRIQERHGVSRDEAETQVAAWENRDGRTPAALWMEKI from the coding sequence ATGAACAAAGACACGCTCGAAGGCAACTGGAAGCAGTTCAAGGGAAAGGTCAAGGAGCAATGGGGAAAGCTGACCGACGACGACTTCGACGTCATCGCGGGCAAGCGCGACCAGCTCCTGGGTCGCATCCAGGAGCGTCATGGCGTCAGCCGCGACGAAGCGGAGACGCAGGTGGCCGCCTGGGAAAACCGCGACGGCCGCACGCCGGCCGCGCTGTGGATGGAAAAGATCTGA
- the pncB gene encoding nicotinate phosphoribosyltransferase — translation MIIQSLLDTDLYKFTMMQVVLHHFPGARVEYRFKCRNPGIDLARFADEVREEVRHLCSLQFTETELAYLSSMRFIKSDFVDFLGLFRLNEKYIRIVPHPSGELEIGIEGPWLHTILFEIPVLAIVNEVYFRNTQKHPDFDEGRRRLETKITQLQSAGLGDLKIADYGTRRRFAKGWHEEVLQTLTSRLGAVVAPPPPSTTVPVQVPVAAPTPVPGRPAQLAGTSNVLFAMKLGLIPLGTMAHEYLQACQALGPRLRDSQIFGFESWAREYRGDLGIALSDVYGMSAFLRDFDLYFCKLFDGARHDSGDPFQWGERMLAHYVANRVDPRTKTLIFSDGLTVPRTIELYHQFRGRCQLAFGIGTNLTNDIGCEPLQIVIKMLRCNGQPVAKLSDTPSKNMCDDERYLGYLRQVFQIEQPA, via the coding sequence ATGATCATCCAGAGCCTGCTCGACACCGACCTCTACAAGTTCACGATGATGCAGGTCGTGCTGCATCACTTTCCCGGCGCCCGCGTCGAATACCGCTTCAAGTGCCGCAATCCCGGCATCGACCTCGCGCGATTCGCCGACGAGGTCCGCGAGGAGGTGCGTCACCTGTGCTCGCTGCAGTTCACGGAGACCGAACTCGCCTACCTGAGCTCGATGCGCTTCATCAAGAGCGACTTCGTCGATTTCCTGGGGCTGTTCCGGCTCAACGAGAAATACATCCGCATCGTCCCGCATCCGTCGGGCGAACTGGAGATCGGCATCGAGGGGCCGTGGCTCCACACGATCCTGTTCGAGATCCCGGTGCTCGCCATCGTCAACGAGGTGTACTTCCGCAACACGCAGAAGCACCCCGACTTCGACGAGGGCCGGCGGCGGCTGGAGACCAAGATCACGCAACTCCAGAGCGCCGGCCTGGGGGACCTGAAGATCGCCGACTACGGCACGCGCCGCCGCTTCGCGAAGGGCTGGCACGAGGAGGTGCTGCAGACCCTCACCAGCCGGCTGGGCGCGGTCGTGGCGCCGCCGCCGCCGTCCACCACGGTGCCGGTGCAGGTGCCCGTGGCCGCGCCGACGCCCGTGCCCGGTCGTCCCGCGCAGCTCGCGGGCACGAGCAACGTGCTGTTCGCCATGAAGCTCGGCCTGATCCCGCTGGGCACCATGGCGCACGAGTACCTGCAGGCCTGCCAGGCGCTGGGCCCGCGCCTGCGCGACAGCCAGATCTTCGGCTTCGAGTCCTGGGCGCGCGAGTACCGGGGCGACCTGGGCATCGCGCTGTCGGACGTCTACGGCATGAGCGCGTTCCTGCGCGACTTCGATCTGTATTTCTGCAAGCTCTTCGACGGCGCGCGCCACGACAGCGGCGACCCGTTCCAGTGGGGCGAGCGGATGCTGGCGCACTACGTCGCCAACCGGGTCGATCCGCGCACCAAGACGCTGATCTTCAGCGACGGCCTGACGGTGCCGCGCACGATCGAGCTCTACCACCAGTTCCGGGGGCGCTGCCAGCTCGCGTTCGGCATCGGCACCAACCTCACCAACGACATCGGCTGCGAACCGCTGCAGATCGTCATCAAGATGCTGCGCTGCAACGGCCAGCCGGTGGCCAAGCTCTCCGACACGCCGTCGAAGAACATGTGCGACGACGAGCGCTACCTCGGCTACCTGCGCCAGGTCTTCCAGATCGAGCAGCCGGCCTGA
- a CDS encoding sodium:proton antiporter, producing the protein MAGGHAGVLDGAALSPLWGVPFAGLLLSIALLPLFAPAFWHRHDGKVVLGWVLAFMLPFTIAFGLPMALGQFVHAALAEYVPFIVLLTALFTVAGGIHVSGNLRGAPGLNVAILALGAVLASVMGTTGASMLLIRPLIRANDDRVRCAHVVVFFIFIVSNVGGALTPLGDPPLFLGFLKGVDFFWTVRHLLPQTLCLLGVLLALFWVVDRHLFRVDGVRPVDPTPDTPVPITTTGTATVGRWPIGIEGARNFWLLAGVIGLVLMSGTWRSPIAFDVMGTPVGLPGLLRDVGLLALTGLSLAWTPRRVHAANRFGWAPMAEVGTLFAGIFLTIVPVIAMLKAGAAGPFGAVVSAVTRADGQPDPAMYFWATGLLSSFLDNAPTYLVFFNTAGGDAATLMTTHAATLAAISAGAVFMGANTYIGNAPNLMVKAIAEDRGVRMPGFFGFMAWSLVCLVPLFVLVTVVFVR; encoded by the coding sequence ATGGCGGGCGGACACGCGGGAGTGCTCGACGGCGCCGCGCTGTCGCCGCTGTGGGGCGTGCCCTTCGCCGGGCTGCTGCTGTCGATCGCGTTGCTGCCGCTGTTCGCGCCCGCCTTCTGGCATCGCCACGATGGCAAGGTCGTGCTGGGATGGGTGCTGGCCTTCATGCTGCCTTTCACGATCGCCTTCGGCTTGCCGATGGCCCTCGGGCAGTTCGTCCATGCGGCCCTGGCCGAGTACGTGCCTTTCATCGTCCTGCTCACGGCGCTGTTCACGGTGGCCGGCGGCATCCACGTGAGCGGCAACCTGCGTGGCGCTCCGGGACTCAACGTGGCGATCCTCGCCCTGGGGGCGGTGCTGGCGAGCGTGATGGGCACCACCGGCGCTTCGATGCTGCTGATCCGCCCGCTGATCCGCGCCAACGACGACCGCGTCCGCTGCGCGCACGTGGTGGTGTTCTTCATCTTCATCGTCTCCAACGTCGGCGGCGCCCTCACGCCGCTGGGCGATCCACCGCTGTTCCTGGGTTTCCTGAAGGGCGTCGACTTCTTCTGGACCGTGCGGCACCTGCTGCCGCAGACCCTGTGCCTGCTGGGCGTGCTGCTGGCGCTGTTCTGGGTCGTCGACCGGCACCTGTTCAGGGTCGATGGCGTGCGACCGGTCGACCCGACGCCCGACACGCCGGTCCCGATCACGACCACCGGGACCGCGACCGTCGGCCGCTGGCCGATCGGCATCGAGGGCGCGCGCAACTTCTGGCTGCTCGCCGGCGTGATCGGCCTGGTGCTGATGAGCGGGACCTGGAGGTCGCCGATCGCGTTCGACGTCATGGGCACGCCCGTCGGCTTGCCCGGCCTGCTGCGCGACGTGGGCCTGCTCGCGCTGACGGGGCTGTCGCTCGCGTGGACCCCGCGCCGGGTGCATGCGGCCAACCGCTTCGGTTGGGCGCCGATGGCCGAGGTGGGGACGCTCTTCGCCGGCATCTTCCTGACCATCGTGCCGGTCATCGCGATGCTCAAGGCGGGCGCGGCCGGGCCGTTCGGCGCCGTGGTGTCGGCCGTCACGCGCGCCGACGGCCAGCCCGATCCGGCGATGTACTTCTGGGCCACCGGACTGCTGAGCTCGTTCCTCGACAACGCGCCGACCTATCTGGTCTTCTTCAACACCGCCGGCGGCGACGCGGCGACGCTCATGACCACGCATGCCGCCACGCTGGCGGCGATCTCCGCCGGCGCCGTGTTCATGGGCGCCAACACCTACATCGGCAACGCGCCCAACCTCATGGTCAAGGCCATCGCCGAGGACCGGGGCGTGCGCATGCCGGGCTTCTTCGGCTTCATGGCCTGGTCGCTCGTCTGCCTGGTGCCGCTGTTCGTCCTCGTCACCGTCGTGTTCGTCCGCTGA
- a CDS encoding D-glycerate dehydrogenase, whose product MSDAATSQRPRILVTRAVFPEVVAKLERHFEVESNPDDADWSRDELIARLQGRQGAFTTGSVKVDEALLTACPDLRICANMAVGYNNFDIDAMTRHGVVATNTPDVLTETTADFGFALLMATARRLTESEHYLRRGEWKKWSYDMFAGADIHGATLGILGMGRIGQGIARRGALGFGMKVIYHNRSRLPADVEAELGARYVGKDELLAQANHLVLVLPYSASSHHAIGAAELARMKPTATLVNLARGGIVDDAALAEALRARTIAAAGLDVFEGEPSVHPALLTVPNVVLTPHIASASIPTRRAMADLAADNLISFLEGRGALTPVQPNPSPADTGAAR is encoded by the coding sequence ATGTCCGACGCCGCCACCTCCCAACGTCCCCGCATCCTCGTCACGCGCGCCGTGTTCCCCGAGGTCGTCGCCAAGCTCGAACGGCACTTCGAGGTCGAGTCCAACCCCGACGACGCCGACTGGTCGCGTGACGAACTGATCGCCCGGCTTCAGGGCCGCCAGGGCGCCTTCACCACCGGCAGCGTGAAGGTCGACGAGGCGCTGCTCACGGCCTGCCCGGACCTGAGGATCTGCGCCAACATGGCCGTGGGCTACAACAACTTCGACATCGACGCCATGACGCGCCACGGCGTCGTGGCCACCAACACGCCCGACGTGCTGACCGAGACCACCGCCGACTTCGGCTTCGCGCTGCTCATGGCGACCGCGCGCCGCCTCACCGAGAGCGAGCACTACCTGCGTCGCGGCGAGTGGAAGAAGTGGAGCTACGACATGTTCGCCGGCGCCGACATCCACGGCGCGACGCTCGGCATCCTGGGCATGGGCCGCATCGGGCAGGGCATCGCGCGGCGCGGCGCGCTCGGCTTCGGCATGAAGGTGATCTATCACAACCGCTCGCGCCTGCCGGCCGACGTCGAGGCCGAACTGGGCGCGCGCTACGTCGGCAAGGACGAGCTGCTCGCCCAGGCCAACCACCTGGTGCTGGTGCTGCCGTACTCGGCCTCGTCGCACCATGCCATCGGCGCGGCCGAGCTCGCGCGCATGAAGCCCACCGCCACGCTGGTCAATCTCGCGCGCGGCGGCATCGTCGACGACGCGGCGCTGGCCGAGGCGCTGCGCGCGCGCACCATCGCGGCCGCCGGGCTGGACGTGTTCGAAGGCGAGCCGTCGGTCCATCCGGCGCTGCTCACGGTGCCCAACGTCGTGCTCACGCCGCACATCGCCAGTGCCTCGATCCCCACGCGCCGCGCGATGGCCGACCTGGCGGCCGACAACCTCATCTCCTTCCTCGAAGGCCGGGGTGCGCTCACGCCCGTGCAGCCCAACCCGTCGCCCGCGGACACGGGCGCGGCGCGCTGA
- the rmuC gene encoding DNA recombination protein RmuC: protein MEASTAAGSGLGLWLLAGLALLNLGVLVALFLRRPPAAAPPDDALSDQVVDALAASSERTERALRHEIAESARGTRQELGHNLASFQAALVQQGAEATRTQNAQIDAFAQQLALMQKSLADTLHTQLQGLSESNARRLAEVRATMETQLAQLQQTNSAKLDEMRRTVDEKLQSTLEARIGESFRQVADRLDQVHKGLGEMQNLAVGVGSLQRVLTNVKTRGIFGEVQLEALLEQVLTTEQYARQVETRPRSGQRVDFAVRFPGRSADGAPVWLPIDAKFPRDDYERLIEAHERADAPAVELAGKALEARIRTEAKSIADNYLCAPHTTDFAILFLPVESLYAEVLRRPGLMDAVQRQHRVTLAGPTTLLAMLNSLHMGFRTLALEQQASEVWKTLGAVKTEFERFGDWVARIKEQVAKASDTLDKADMRARQMRRVLKGVEALPELQTQALLPVGDADIEADEREGERTP from the coding sequence GTGGAGGCGTCCACCGCCGCCGGCAGTGGCCTCGGTCTCTGGCTGCTCGCCGGCCTCGCGCTCCTGAACCTGGGCGTGCTGGTCGCGCTGTTCCTGCGCCGGCCGCCGGCGGCCGCGCCGCCGGACGACGCGCTGTCCGATCAGGTGGTCGACGCGCTGGCCGCTTCGAGCGAGCGCACCGAACGGGCGCTGCGCCACGAGATCGCCGAGTCGGCGCGCGGCACGCGCCAGGAGCTCGGGCACAACCTGGCGAGCTTCCAGGCCGCGCTGGTGCAGCAGGGCGCCGAGGCCACGCGCACGCAGAACGCGCAGATCGACGCGTTCGCGCAGCAGCTCGCGCTGATGCAGAAGTCGCTGGCCGACACGCTGCACACGCAACTCCAGGGTCTGTCGGAGTCGAACGCGCGGCGCCTGGCGGAGGTGCGCGCCACCATGGAGACCCAGCTCGCGCAGCTGCAGCAGACCAACTCCGCCAAGCTCGACGAGATGCGTCGCACCGTCGACGAGAAGCTCCAGAGCACCCTGGAGGCGCGCATCGGCGAGAGCTTCCGGCAGGTGGCCGACCGCCTCGACCAGGTCCACAAGGGCCTGGGCGAGATGCAGAACCTGGCCGTCGGCGTGGGCAGCCTGCAGCGCGTGCTGACCAACGTGAAGACGCGCGGCATCTTCGGCGAGGTGCAGCTGGAGGCCCTGCTCGAGCAGGTGCTCACGACCGAGCAGTACGCCCGTCAGGTCGAGACGCGCCCGCGCAGCGGCCAGCGCGTGGACTTCGCGGTGCGCTTTCCCGGCCGCAGCGCCGACGGCGCGCCGGTGTGGCTGCCCATCGACGCCAAGTTCCCGCGCGACGACTACGAGCGCCTGATCGAGGCCCACGAGCGCGCCGACGCGCCGGCGGTCGAGCTGGCCGGCAAGGCGCTGGAGGCCCGCATCCGCACGGAGGCCAAGTCGATCGCCGACAACTACCTCTGCGCCCCGCACACCACCGACTTCGCGATCCTGTTCCTGCCGGTGGAGAGCCTCTATGCCGAGGTGCTGCGCCGTCCCGGCCTGATGGACGCCGTGCAGCGCCAGCACCGGGTGACGCTGGCGGGCCCGACCACGCTGCTGGCCATGCTCAACAGCCTGCACATGGGCTTCCGCACGCTGGCGCTGGAGCAGCAGGCCTCGGAGGTCTGGAAGACGCTGGGCGCGGTCAAGACCGAGTTCGAGCGCTTCGGCGACTGGGTCGCGCGCATCAAGGAGCAGGTCGCCAAGGCCTCCGACACGCTGGACAAGGCCGACATGCGCGCGCGCCAGATGCGCCGCGTGCTCAAGGGCGTCGAGGCGCTGCCCGAACTCCAGACGCAGGCCCTGCTGCCGGTGGGCGATGCCGACATCGAGGCCGACGAACGCGAGGGCGAACGCACGCCGTGA
- a CDS encoding MFS transporter: MTGTRLAAPLLALQQGYSAAAVGVLLALFALTQVFLALPAGRYADRHGLRRPLAIAVAAAVLGAALAAAFPVFPVLCLAALLTGGATGIAVIALQRHVGRVAQNPTQLRQVFSWLAISPAAANFVGPFAAGLLIDHAGRAPADLPGFRIAFGVLALLPLACWLLARGTRERPSPPPPPGTPKPRALDLLRQPMFRRLLFVNWLQSAAWDVHTFVLPILGHERGLSASVIGALLGAFAIAAAGIRVVLPLVASRLNERQVIAASNVVTAGVFAVYPLTGSALGMGACSVVLGIALGAVQPMVMSMLHQITPHARHGEALGLRVLTLNASSVAMPMLFGAAGAFIGVAGVFWVVGGVVALGTRAVGGLRVPPPAEGTQSL, from the coding sequence ATGACCGGCACACGGCTGGCCGCGCCCTTGCTGGCGTTGCAGCAGGGGTACAGCGCGGCGGCGGTGGGCGTGCTGCTGGCGTTGTTCGCGCTGACGCAGGTGTTCCTCGCATTGCCGGCCGGCCGCTACGCCGACCGCCACGGGCTGCGGCGGCCGCTGGCCATCGCGGTCGCGGCGGCCGTGCTGGGCGCCGCGCTGGCGGCGGCGTTCCCGGTCTTCCCGGTGCTGTGCCTGGCGGCGCTGCTGACCGGCGGGGCGACCGGCATCGCGGTGATCGCGCTGCAGCGCCACGTCGGGCGGGTGGCGCAGAACCCGACGCAGCTGCGCCAGGTCTTCAGCTGGCTGGCGATCTCGCCGGCGGCGGCGAACTTCGTCGGACCGTTCGCCGCCGGCCTGCTGATCGACCACGCGGGCCGCGCGCCGGCCGACCTGCCGGGCTTCCGCATCGCCTTCGGCGTGCTGGCGCTGCTGCCGCTGGCGTGCTGGCTGCTGGCGCGCGGCACGCGCGAGCGTCCGAGTCCGCCGCCGCCGCCGGGCACGCCGAAGCCGCGCGCGCTCGACCTGCTGCGCCAGCCGATGTTCCGGCGCCTGCTGTTCGTCAACTGGCTGCAGTCGGCGGCCTGGGACGTGCACACCTTCGTGCTGCCGATCCTGGGGCACGAGCGCGGCCTGAGCGCCTCGGTCATCGGCGCGCTGCTGGGCGCCTTCGCCATCGCCGCGGCCGGCATCCGGGTGGTGCTGCCGCTGGTGGCCTCGCGATTGAACGAGCGGCAGGTGATCGCGGCGTCCAACGTGGTGACGGCGGGGGTGTTCGCGGTCTACCCGCTGACGGGGTCGGCGCTCGGCATGGGGGCGTGCTCGGTGGTGCTGGGCATCGCGCTGGGCGCCGTCCAGCCGATGGTGATGAGCATGCTGCACCAGATCACGCCGCATGCGCGCCACGGCGAGGCGCTGGGATTGCGCGTGCTCACGCTCAACGCGTCGAGCGTGGCCATGCCGATGCTCTTCGGCGCGGCTGGCGCCTTCATCGGCGTGGCCGGTGTCTTCTGGGTCGTGGGCGGCGTCGTGGCGCTGGGAACGCGCGCGGTCGGCGGGCTGCGGGTGCCGCCGCCCGCCGAGGGGACTCAGAGCTTGTAG
- a CDS encoding TIGR00730 family Rossman fold protein — MSDKTHDLHDKRLADAWATLQAHSNEGLPLDSDPARLAFADPEFLLRRETRGIRMQLELMKPDLQMREHGIENTVVVFGSARFRSREESDALIAQADAAGNAVAAARWRKLAHNSHYYEEARAFGKMVAQYSAGKEAADKLFVCTGGGPGIMQAANRGSHEGGGLNIGLAIALPMEEEPNPYVTPALSFKFHYFAIRKMHFMMRAKALVAFPGGFGTLDELFEVVTLVQTRKAKPVPIVLFGSDYWKRLIDFDFLAEEGVISPEDVKLFEYVDAPADAWDAIKRFYKL, encoded by the coding sequence ATGAGCGACAAGACGCACGACCTTCACGACAAACGCCTCGCCGACGCCTGGGCAACGCTCCAGGCCCACTCCAACGAAGGCCTGCCACTGGACAGCGATCCGGCGCGCCTGGCCTTCGCCGACCCCGAGTTCCTGCTGCGCCGCGAGACGCGCGGCATCCGGATGCAGCTCGAGCTGATGAAGCCCGACCTGCAGATGCGCGAGCACGGCATCGAGAACACGGTGGTGGTCTTCGGCAGCGCGCGCTTCCGAAGCCGGGAGGAATCGGACGCGCTGATCGCGCAGGCCGACGCGGCCGGAAACGCGGTGGCCGCCGCGCGCTGGCGCAAGCTCGCCCACAACTCGCACTACTACGAGGAGGCGCGCGCCTTCGGCAAGATGGTCGCGCAGTACAGCGCCGGCAAGGAAGCCGCCGACAAGCTGTTCGTCTGCACCGGTGGCGGCCCCGGCATCATGCAGGCGGCCAACCGCGGTTCGCACGAGGGTGGCGGCCTGAACATCGGCCTGGCGATCGCGCTGCCGATGGAGGAGGAACCCAACCCCTACGTCACGCCGGCGCTGAGCTTCAAGTTCCACTACTTCGCCATCCGCAAGATGCATTTCATGATGCGGGCCAAGGCGCTGGTGGCGTTCCCGGGCGGCTTCGGCACGCTCGACGAACTGTTCGAGGTCGTCACGCTGGTGCAGACGCGCAAGGCCAAGCCGGTGCCGATCGTGCTGTTCGGCTCAGACTACTGGAAGCGGCTGATCGACTTCGACTTCCTGGCCGAGGAAGGCGTGATCTCGCCCGAGGACGTGAAACTGTTCGAGTACGTCGACGCGCCGGCCGACGCGTGGGACGCGATCAAGCGCTTCTACAAGCTCTGA
- the efp gene encoding elongation factor P translates to MKIAQEIRAGNVIMHGKDPMVVLKTEYSRGGRNSATVRMKMKSLVANFNTEVVFKADDKIDQIVLEKKECTYSYFADPLYVCMDTEYNQYEVEAENMGDALNYLEDGMTVEVVFYEGKAISVELPTSVEREITWTEPAVKGDTSGKVLKPAKIATGFEVPVPLFVAQGDRIEIDTRTGEYRKRV, encoded by the coding sequence ATGAAAATCGCTCAAGAAATCCGCGCCGGCAACGTCATCATGCACGGCAAGGACCCGATGGTCGTCCTCAAGACCGAGTACAGCCGCGGCGGCCGCAACTCCGCCACCGTGCGCATGAAGATGAAGAGCCTGGTGGCCAACTTCAACACCGAAGTGGTCTTCAAGGCCGACGACAAGATCGACCAGATCGTGCTGGAGAAGAAGGAGTGCACCTATTCCTACTTCGCCGACCCGCTCTACGTCTGCATGGACACCGAGTACAACCAGTACGAGGTCGAGGCCGAGAACATGGGCGACGCCCTGAACTACCTGGAAGACGGCATGACCGTCGAAGTGGTGTTCTACGAAGGCAAGGCCATCTCCGTCGAACTGCCCACCAGCGTCGAGCGAGAGATCACCTGGACCGAACCCGCCGTCAAGGGCGACACGTCGGGCAAGGTGCTCAAGCCGGCCAAGATCGCCACCGGCTTCGAGGTGCCGGTGCCGCTGTTCGTGGCGCAGGGCGACCGCATCGAGATCGACACCCGCACGGGCGAATACCGTAAGCGCGTGTGA
- the earP gene encoding elongation factor P maturation arginine rhamnosyltransferase EarP, with the protein MHQHAHWDLACKVVDNYGDAGVCWRLARGLARTGAHVRLWIDDPALVAWMAPGGEPGVAVIDTSDRAAVRAAVAAPAPDVLIEAFGCDPAPELVARFAADIASDGRARPWINLEYLSAEPSVERLHTLPSPVFRGPGAGLTKHFFYPGFTPATGGLLREPELAERRAAFDRADWLAAHGIERRDETIVTLFCYEPRALPALLARWADGDEPIRLLVTAGRAARAVRAALPDPVVGTGRLAITFLPLLTQIAFDDLLWTGDFNFVRGEDSLVRAIWAGAPFAWQIYPQDDDAHHAKLQALLDAVAAPASLRRFHAGWNGIDDAPADWPDVATRADWAVAARAARTRLVAQDDLVTQLARFAGALGDPWPGPRETR; encoded by the coding sequence ATGCATCAACACGCGCACTGGGACCTGGCCTGCAAGGTCGTCGACAACTACGGCGACGCCGGCGTCTGCTGGCGACTGGCCCGCGGGCTCGCGCGGACCGGCGCGCACGTGCGGCTGTGGATCGACGACCCGGCGCTGGTCGCCTGGATGGCGCCCGGGGGCGAGCCGGGCGTCGCGGTGATCGACACGTCGGACCGGGCCGCCGTGCGCGCGGCCGTGGCGGCGCCTGCGCCGGACGTGCTGATCGAGGCGTTCGGCTGCGACCCGGCGCCCGAACTGGTGGCGCGCTTCGCGGCCGACATCGCCTCGGACGGCCGGGCGCGGCCCTGGATCAACCTCGAATACCTGTCCGCCGAGCCCTCCGTCGAGCGGCTGCACACGTTGCCCTCGCCCGTCTTCCGGGGACCTGGCGCGGGGCTAACCAAGCACTTCTTCTATCCCGGCTTCACGCCCGCGACCGGCGGCCTGCTGCGCGAGCCGGAGCTGGCCGAGCGGCGCGCGGCTTTCGACCGTGCCGATTGGCTGGCCGCGCACGGCATCGAACGGCGTGACGAAACGATCGTCACGCTGTTCTGCTACGAACCCCGCGCCTTGCCCGCGCTGCTGGCACGGTGGGCCGATGGCGACGAGCCGATCCGGTTGCTGGTGACCGCCGGTCGCGCCGCGCGGGCGGTGCGCGCCGCGCTGCCGGACCCGGTCGTCGGCACCGGCCGGCTCGCGATCACCTTCCTGCCGCTGCTCACCCAGATCGCGTTCGACGATCTGCTGTGGACCGGCGACTTCAACTTCGTGCGCGGCGAGGATTCGCTGGTGCGCGCGATCTGGGCCGGCGCGCCGTTCGCCTGGCAGATCTATCCGCAGGACGACGACGCCCATCACGCCAAGCTCCAGGCGCTGCTCGACGCCGTCGCCGCGCCGGCCTCGCTGCGCCGCTTCCACGCCGGGTGGAACGGCATCGACGACGCCCCCGCGGACTGGCCCGACGTGGCCACGCGCGCCGACTGGGCGGTCGCCGCGCGGGCCGCCCGCACGCGGCTGGTGGCCCAGGACGACCTCGTCACGCAGCTCGCGCGGTTCGCGGGCGCGCTGGGCGACCCATGGCCCGGACCCCGCGAAACCCGCTAA